From Variovorax sp. PMC12, the proteins below share one genomic window:
- the ompR gene encoding osmolarity response regulator transcription factor OmpR yields MTQVPARTDKIVIVDDDARIRDLLRRYLTQEGFEVIVAEDGKALNRILLRDTVDLIVLDLMMPGEDGLSVCRRLRAANDRTPIIMLTAKGEDVDRIVGLEVGADDYLGKPFNPRELLARVHAVLRRRPPLEAPGAPSTENETVTFGPFAFDLGSRTLKKDGEELSLTTGEFAMLKALVRHPRQPLSREKLAQLARGREFEPFDRSLDVQISRLRKLVESDAAAPRYIQTVWGVGYVFVPDGTA; encoded by the coding sequence ATGACTCAAGTTCCCGCTCGCACCGACAAGATCGTGATCGTCGACGACGACGCCCGCATCCGCGACCTGCTGCGCCGCTACCTGACGCAGGAAGGTTTCGAAGTGATCGTGGCCGAGGACGGCAAGGCGCTCAACCGCATCCTGTTGCGCGACACGGTCGACCTGATCGTGCTCGACCTGATGATGCCCGGCGAAGACGGCCTCTCGGTCTGCCGCCGCCTGCGCGCCGCCAATGACCGCACGCCGATCATCATGCTCACCGCCAAGGGCGAGGACGTGGACCGCATCGTCGGCCTCGAAGTCGGCGCCGACGACTACCTCGGCAAGCCCTTCAACCCCCGCGAACTGCTGGCCCGCGTGCACGCCGTGCTGCGCCGCCGTCCGCCGCTCGAGGCGCCCGGCGCCCCTTCCACGGAGAACGAGACCGTCACCTTCGGCCCGTTCGCTTTCGATCTCGGCTCGCGAACCCTGAAGAAGGATGGCGAAGAACTCTCGCTGACCACCGGCGAGTTCGCGATGCTGAAGGCGCTGGTGCGCCATCCGCGTCAACCGCTGTCGCGCGAAAAGCTGGCCCAGCTGGCGCGCGGGCGCGAGTTCGAGCCCTTCGACCGCAGCCTGGACGTGCAGATCTCGCGCCTGCGCAAGCTGGTCGAGTCCGACGCCGCCGCGCCGCGCTACATCCAGACCGTCTGGGGCGTGGGCTACGTGTTCGTGCCGGACGGCACGGCCTGA
- a CDS encoding sensor histidine kinase, with product MPSPLEASSHRDRRPGLKLGFSLFWRTFFLLALLLIGCTVAWLQTFRSLEYEPRAIQTAHQIASLVNLTRAALVYSDAITRVSLIKTLADQEGVRILPREPNDRFEPYTSGALDLRVTEELIDQLGEGTTVASRVNDEAGLWIGFTIESDTYWLLLDPTRFSRVGGRTWLVWLSTAMALSLAGAALITRLINLPLKQLSRATMQVREGEYEAHRLDERARTNEIRAVNIGFNRMADQLAKIEQDRAIMLAGISHDLRTPLARLRLETEMSVADEDARDHMAADIAQLDAIIDKFLDYARPDHVDPRPVLLRDVVDACTYAVQDYDEMNITVDVPADLRVLGDEVELTRVISNLVENARRYGKTPSTGVADVTIQAQANNDAVLIKVRDHGAGVEPALLSQLTKPFFRGDTARTSAAGAGLGLSIVAKNIERMGGTFALTSTPGRGLAAHIRMPRAMPAAAGKPGESQGGKKPA from the coding sequence ATGCCGAGCCCGCTCGAGGCGAGTTCGCACCGTGATCGTCGCCCCGGCCTCAAGCTGGGTTTCAGCCTTTTCTGGCGCACCTTCTTCCTGCTCGCGCTGCTGCTGATCGGCTGTACGGTCGCCTGGCTGCAGACCTTCCGCTCGCTCGAATACGAGCCCCGTGCCATCCAGACCGCGCACCAGATCGCCTCGCTCGTGAACCTCACGCGCGCGGCGCTGGTGTATTCGGACGCGATCACGCGGGTCTCGCTGATCAAGACACTGGCCGACCAGGAAGGCGTGCGCATCCTGCCGCGCGAGCCCAACGACCGCTTCGAGCCCTACACCAGCGGTGCGCTCGACCTGCGCGTGACCGAGGAACTGATCGACCAGCTCGGCGAAGGCACCACGGTGGCGAGCCGCGTGAACGACGAAGCCGGCCTGTGGATCGGCTTCACCATCGAGAGCGACACTTACTGGCTGCTGCTCGACCCCACGCGCTTCAGCCGCGTGGGCGGGCGCACCTGGCTGGTCTGGCTGAGCACGGCGATGGCGCTGTCGCTGGCGGGTGCGGCGCTGATCACGCGGCTCATCAACCTGCCGCTCAAGCAGCTGTCGCGCGCGACCATGCAGGTGCGCGAAGGCGAGTACGAGGCCCACCGGCTCGACGAGCGCGCCCGCACCAACGAGATCCGCGCCGTGAACATCGGCTTCAACCGCATGGCCGACCAGCTCGCCAAGATCGAGCAGGACCGCGCCATCATGCTGGCCGGCATCTCGCACGACCTGCGCACGCCGCTGGCACGGCTGCGGCTCGAAACCGAGATGAGCGTGGCCGACGAGGACGCCCGCGACCACATGGCCGCCGACATCGCCCAGCTCGACGCGATCATCGACAAGTTCCTCGACTACGCCCGGCCCGACCATGTCGATCCGCGCCCGGTGCTGCTGCGCGACGTGGTCGACGCCTGCACCTACGCCGTGCAGGACTACGACGAGATGAACATCACCGTCGACGTGCCCGCCGACCTGCGCGTGCTGGGCGACGAGGTCGAACTCACGCGGGTGATCTCCAACCTGGTAGAGAACGCGCGGCGCTACGGCAAGACGCCCTCCACCGGCGTGGCCGACGTGACGATCCAGGCGCAGGCCAACAACGACGCGGTGCTGATCAAGGTGCGAGACCACGGCGCGGGCGTGGAGCCTGCCCTGCTCTCGCAGCTGACCAAGCCCTTCTTCCGCGGCGACACCGCCCGCACCTCGGCGGCCGGCGCGGGCCTGGGCCTGTCGATCGTGGCGAAGAACATCGAGCGCATGGGCGGCACCTTCGCGCTGACCAGCACGCCGGGGCGCGGCCTCGCGGCCCACATCCGGATGCCGCGCGCAATGCCGGCGGCGGCCGGCAAGCCCGGAGAGTCGCAGGGCGGCAAGAAGCCGGCCTGA
- the ispF gene encoding 2-C-methyl-D-erythritol 2,4-cyclodiphosphate synthase: protein MTGAFNIRVGEGWDVHQLVAGRKLILGGIEVPHVTGLLGHSDADVLLHAITDALLGGAGLGDIGRHFPDTDPQFRGADSSVLLAEAARRVRAAGWEIGNVDSTVIAQAPKLAPHIPLMCQRIADTLGVALEQVNVKAKTAEKLGPVGEGRAMEARAAVLLHR from the coding sequence ATGACGGGCGCTTTCAACATTCGCGTCGGCGAGGGCTGGGACGTTCACCAGCTGGTGGCCGGGCGCAAGCTGATCCTGGGCGGCATCGAGGTGCCGCACGTCACCGGCCTGCTGGGCCATTCGGACGCCGACGTGCTGCTGCACGCCATCACCGACGCGCTGCTGGGCGGCGCCGGGCTGGGCGACATCGGCCGGCATTTTCCGGATACCGATCCGCAGTTCCGCGGTGCCGATTCGTCGGTGCTGCTGGCCGAGGCGGCACGCCGGGTGCGCGCGGCGGGCTGGGAGATCGGCAACGTCGACAGCACCGTGATCGCCCAGGCGCCCAAGCTGGCGCCGCACATTCCGCTCATGTGCCAGCGCATCGCCGACACGCTGGGCGTGGCGCTGGAACAGGTGAACGTGAAGGCCAAGACGGCCGAGAAGCTGGGCCCGGTGGGCGAGGGCCGCGCGATGGAAGCGCGCGCGGCCGTTCTGCTTCACCGCTGA
- the ispD gene encoding 2-C-methyl-D-erythritol 4-phosphate cytidylyltransferase, with the protein MSSSRLFVLIPCAGSGHRAGHAQSTQPKQYQRLAGLPMVAHTLEAFRALAGRFAGLALVVSPDDRDVDAALPRFPAENEYLLRVGGLTRAATVRNGLAALRQKGAGAHDWVLVHDAARCLVSSSQIEALIAACEHDAVGGLLAHRLADTLKASTTESRVAQTLPRADKWLAQTPQMFRIGMLLDALERIGDAVTDEAGAIEAIGLSPLLVPGSAQNFKVTYPEDFALAEAVLLGRRKGMA; encoded by the coding sequence ATGTCTTCTTCCCGACTTTTCGTGCTGATTCCCTGCGCCGGCTCCGGCCATCGCGCGGGCCATGCGCAGTCCACCCAGCCCAAGCAGTACCAGCGCCTGGCCGGCCTGCCGATGGTGGCGCACACGCTGGAGGCCTTCCGGGCGCTGGCGGGGCGCTTCGCGGGGCTGGCGCTGGTGGTGTCGCCGGACGACCGCGATGTGGATGCCGCGCTGCCGCGCTTTCCAGCCGAGAACGAATACCTGCTGCGCGTGGGCGGCCTGACCCGCGCGGCCACGGTGCGCAACGGCCTGGCGGCGCTGCGGCAGAAGGGCGCCGGCGCGCACGACTGGGTGCTGGTGCACGACGCGGCGCGCTGCCTCGTCAGCTCCAGCCAGATCGAGGCGCTGATTGCCGCCTGCGAGCACGACGCCGTGGGCGGCCTGCTGGCCCACCGGCTGGCGGACACGCTGAAAGCATCGACGACGGAAAGCCGCGTGGCCCAGACCCTGCCGCGTGCCGACAAATGGCTGGCGCAGACGCCGCAGATGTTCCGCATCGGCATGCTGCTCGACGCGCTGGAGCGCATCGGCGACGCCGTGACCGACGAGGCCGGCGCCATCGAGGCCATCGGCCTGTCGCCGCTGCTGGTGCCGGGCAGCGCCCAGAACTTCAAGGTGACTTACCCCGAAGACTTCGCACTGGCCGAGGCCGTGCTGCTCGGCCGCAGGAAGGGCATGGCATGA
- the mfd gene encoding transcription-repair coupling factor has protein sequence MDLPHLTAGKRFTLPRPPLSADALLLAQLAMREKAAGRATAMFTADANDAQRLIDEIAFFAPDLRCALFPDWETLPYDSFSPHQDLISERLATLWRISQKEADVVLVPATTALYRLAPPSFLAGYTFHFKAKQKLEESKLKAQLTLAGYSHVTQVVSPGEYAVRGGLIDLFPMGSPVPFRVDLFDDEIDSIRTFDPDTQRSLYPVPEVRLLPGREFPMDDDARGRFRGRWRELLEGDPTKSRIYKDMGNGVATAGIEYYLPLFFDETATVFDYLGPDATVVLHGDLEPAFQHFWQDTNERYRLVQGDPERPALPPEALFLNAEQFYQRAKPHAQLAIRGDVPTEAPYAEFDKLPPFAVVRGAEDPLVGLKAHIAKTPHRVLLIAESDGRRESLLDFLRASGVNPPAFDSLAEFEASADEKVGIATAALASGFAWREQGIDLVTETELFATAPTTRRRNKKQEQVSDVEALIKDLSELNVGDPVVHTAHGIGRYRGLIHMDLGQGNGPDGKPLLQEMLHLEYADKATLYVPVSQLHQISRYTGVSADEAPLHKLGSGQWDKAKRKAAEQVRDSAAELLNIYARRAAREGHAFRYSPADYEVFANDFGFQETADQKAAIHAVVQDMISPQPMDRLVCGDVGFGKTEVALRAAFIAVTGGKQVAFLAPTTLLAEQHYQTLVDRFAKWPVKVAEMSRFRSAKEITAAAKGLAEGQVDIVVGTHKLLSQSVKFKNLGLLIIDEEHRFGVRHKEAMKAMRAEVDVLTLTATPIPRTLGMALEGLRDLSVIATAPQRRLAIKTFVRNEGTGVIREAVLRELKRGGQVYFLHNEVETIENRRQKLEEILPEARIAVAHGQMPERELERVMRDFVAQRYNLLLCSTIIETGIDVPTANTIVMSRADKFGLAQLHQLRGRVGRSHHQAYAYLMVPDTEGLTKQAAQRLDAIQQMEELGSGFYLAMHDLEIRGTGEVLGESQSGNMMEIGFQLYNEMLSEAVRALKAGQEPDLLSPLSVTTEINLHAPALLPDDYCGDVHLRLSFYKKLATAKTPDQIDTLLEEIVDRFGKLPPQAQTLIDTHRLRVLARPYGVVKVDAAPGIINITFRKDAPVDGMAIIQLIQKNKHIKLAGNEKLRIERELKEPKDRAQLVRDVLRSLGQPIVKETATA, from the coding sequence ATGGACCTCCCCCACCTCACGGCGGGCAAGCGTTTCACGCTGCCGCGTCCCCCGTTGTCGGCCGATGCACTGCTGCTGGCGCAGCTGGCCATGCGCGAGAAAGCCGCCGGGCGCGCCACGGCGATGTTCACCGCCGATGCCAACGACGCCCAGCGCCTGATCGACGAGATCGCCTTCTTCGCGCCCGACCTGCGCTGCGCCCTGTTCCCCGACTGGGAGACGCTGCCCTACGACAGCTTCTCGCCCCACCAGGACCTGATCAGCGAGCGCCTGGCCACCCTCTGGCGCATCAGCCAGAAGGAAGCCGACGTGGTGCTGGTGCCCGCCACCACCGCGCTCTACCGGCTGGCACCGCCGTCCTTCCTGGCCGGCTACACCTTCCACTTCAAGGCCAAGCAGAAGCTCGAGGAATCGAAGCTCAAGGCCCAGCTCACGCTGGCCGGCTACAGCCACGTGACGCAAGTGGTGAGCCCCGGCGAATACGCGGTGCGCGGCGGGCTGATCGACCTGTTCCCCATGGGCTCGCCGGTGCCCTTCCGCGTCGACCTGTTCGACGACGAGATCGATTCCATCCGCACCTTCGATCCCGACACCCAGCGCAGCCTCTACCCCGTGCCCGAGGTGCGTCTGCTGCCGGGCCGCGAGTTCCCGATGGACGACGACGCACGCGGGCGCTTCCGGGGCCGCTGGCGCGAGCTGCTGGAAGGCGACCCGACCAAGAGCCGCATCTACAAGGACATGGGCAACGGCGTGGCCACCGCCGGCATCGAGTACTACCTGCCGCTGTTCTTCGACGAGACGGCCACGGTGTTCGACTACCTCGGCCCCGACGCCACCGTGGTGCTGCACGGCGACCTGGAGCCCGCGTTCCAGCACTTCTGGCAGGACACCAACGAGCGCTACCGGCTGGTGCAGGGCGACCCCGAACGCCCGGCGCTGCCGCCCGAAGCGCTGTTCCTGAACGCCGAGCAGTTCTACCAGCGCGCCAAGCCCCATGCGCAGCTCGCCATCCGTGGCGACGTGCCCACCGAGGCGCCCTACGCCGAGTTCGACAAACTGCCGCCGTTCGCCGTGGTGCGCGGCGCCGAAGACCCGCTGGTCGGCCTCAAGGCGCACATCGCGAAGACGCCGCACCGCGTGCTGCTGATCGCCGAGAGCGACGGCCGCCGCGAGAGCCTGCTCGACTTCCTGCGCGCCAGCGGCGTGAACCCGCCGGCCTTCGACTCGCTGGCCGAATTCGAAGCCTCCGCCGACGAAAAAGTCGGCATCGCCACCGCCGCGCTGGCGTCGGGCTTCGCCTGGCGCGAGCAAGGCATCGACCTCGTCACCGAAACCGAGCTGTTCGCCACCGCGCCCACCACGCGCCGGCGCAACAAGAAGCAGGAACAGGTCAGCGACGTCGAGGCGCTCATCAAGGACCTGTCGGAGCTGAACGTCGGCGACCCGGTGGTCCACACCGCGCACGGCATCGGCCGCTACCGCGGCCTGATCCACATGGACCTGGGCCAGGGCAACGGCCCCGACGGCAAGCCCCTCCTGCAGGAAATGCTGCACCTGGAGTACGCCGACAAGGCCACGCTCTACGTGCCGGTGTCGCAGTTGCACCAGATCAGCCGCTACACCGGTGTCAGCGCCGACGAGGCACCGCTGCACAAGCTGGGCTCCGGCCAGTGGGACAAAGCCAAGCGCAAGGCTGCCGAGCAGGTGCGCGACTCGGCTGCCGAGCTGCTCAACATCTATGCCCGCCGCGCCGCGCGTGAGGGCCATGCCTTCCGCTATTCGCCGGCCGACTACGAGGTGTTCGCCAACGACTTCGGCTTCCAGGAAACCGCCGACCAGAAGGCCGCGATCCATGCGGTGGTGCAGGACATGATCTCGCCCCAGCCCATGGACCGCCTGGTGTGCGGCGACGTGGGATTCGGCAAGACCGAAGTGGCGCTGCGCGCCGCCTTCATCGCGGTCACCGGCGGCAAGCAGGTGGCCTTCCTTGCGCCCACCACGCTGCTGGCCGAGCAGCACTACCAGACGCTGGTCGACCGCTTCGCCAAGTGGCCGGTGAAGGTGGCGGAAATGAGCCGATTCCGCTCCGCCAAGGAAATCACCGCCGCCGCCAAGGGGCTGGCCGAGGGCCAGGTCGACATCGTGGTCGGCACGCACAAGCTGCTGTCGCAGTCGGTCAAGTTCAAGAACCTGGGCCTGCTCATCATCGACGAGGAACACCGCTTCGGCGTGCGCCATAAAGAGGCGATGAAGGCAATGCGCGCCGAGGTCGACGTGCTCACGCTCACCGCCACGCCGATTCCGCGCACGCTGGGCATGGCGCTGGAAGGCCTGCGCGACCTGAGCGTGATCGCCACCGCGCCGCAGCGGCGCCTTGCCATCAAGACCTTCGTGCGCAACGAAGGCACCGGCGTGATCCGCGAAGCCGTGCTGCGGGAGCTGAAGCGCGGCGGACAGGTGTACTTCCTGCACAACGAGGTCGAGACCATCGAGAACCGCCGCCAGAAGCTCGAGGAAATCCTGCCCGAGGCCCGCATCGCCGTGGCGCACGGCCAGATGCCCGAGCGCGAGCTGGAGCGCGTGATGCGCGACTTCGTGGCGCAGCGCTACAACCTGCTGCTGTGCTCGACCATCATCGAGACCGGCATCGACGTGCCGACCGCCAACACCATCGTGATGAGCCGCGCCGACAAGTTCGGCCTGGCGCAGCTGCACCAGCTGCGCGGCCGCGTCGGCCGTTCGCACCACCAGGCGTATGCCTACCTCATGGTGCCCGACACAGAGGGCCTGACCAAGCAGGCGGCACAGCGGCTCGACGCCATCCAGCAAATGGAAGAGCTGGGTTCCGGCTTCTACCTGGCCATGCACGACCTGGAGATCCGCGGCACCGGCGAGGTGCTTGGCGAAAGCCAGAGCGGCAACATGATGGAGATCGGCTTCCAGCTCTACAACGAGATGCTCAGCGAGGCCGTGCGCGCGCTCAAGGCCGGCCAGGAGCCCGACCTGCTGTCGCCGCTGTCGGTCACCACCGAGATCAACCTGCACGCCCCCGCCCTGCTGCCCGACGACTACTGCGGCGACGTGCACCTGCGGCTGTCGTTCTACAAGAAGCTGGCCACCGCGAAGACGCCCGACCAGATCGACACGCTGCTCGAGGAAATCGTCGACCGCTTCGGCAAGCTGCCGCCGCAGGCGCAGACGCTGATCGACACGCACCGCCTGCGCGTGCTGGCGCGGCCCTACGGCGTGGTGAAGGTCGATGCCGCGCCGGGCATCATCAACATCACCTTCAGGAAAGACGCGCCGGTGGACGGCATGGCCATCATCCAGCTGATACAGAAGAACAAGCACATCAAGCTCGCCGGCAACGAGAAGCTGCGCATCGAGCGCGAACTGAAAGAGCCGAAAGACCGGGCCCAGCTGGTGCGCGACGTGCTGCGCAGCCTGGGCCAACCCATCGTCAAGGAAACCGCCACCGCATGA
- the serB gene encoding phosphoserine phosphatase SerB, which yields MSAIQEISPGLVIQRVKPPLKLADFKLIAFDMDSTLINIECIDEIADAVGKKAEVAAITEATMRGEIKDFKESLRRRVALLEGVPVEALQQVYDERLKLNPGASELVAACRKAGLKVLLVSGGFTFFANRVKERLGIDFARSNLLDEADGKLTGEVVTQSWGDICDGAEKRRTLLEVASLMGISPQETIAVGDGANDLPMMGEAGLSVAYHAKPKVREQAMVAINEGGLDRVLEILR from the coding sequence ATGAGCGCCATTCAAGAAATCTCCCCCGGCCTGGTCATCCAGCGCGTGAAGCCGCCGCTGAAGCTGGCCGACTTCAAGCTGATCGCGTTCGACATGGACTCGACGCTGATCAACATCGAGTGCATCGACGAGATCGCCGACGCGGTCGGCAAGAAGGCCGAAGTGGCGGCCATCACCGAAGCCACGATGCGCGGCGAGATCAAGGACTTCAAGGAGAGCCTGCGCCGCCGCGTGGCGCTGCTCGAGGGCGTGCCGGTCGAGGCGCTGCAGCAGGTGTACGACGAGCGGCTGAAGCTCAACCCGGGCGCGAGCGAGCTGGTCGCGGCCTGCAGGAAGGCCGGCCTCAAGGTGCTGCTGGTGTCGGGCGGCTTCACTTTCTTTGCGAATCGCGTGAAGGAGCGCCTGGGGATCGACTTCGCGCGCTCCAACCTGCTCGACGAAGCCGACGGCAAGCTCACGGGCGAGGTCGTCACGCAAAGCTGGGGCGACATCTGCGACGGTGCCGAGAAACGCCGCACGCTGCTGGAGGTGGCGTCGCTCATGGGCATCTCGCCGCAGGAGACCATTGCCGTGGGCGACGGTGCCAACGACCTGCCGATGATGGGCGAGGCTGGTCTCTCGGTGGCCTACCACGCGAAGCCGAAGGTGCGCGAGCAGGCGATGGTCGCGATCAACGAAGGCGGGCTGGACCGCGTTCTCGAAATACTGCGATGA
- a CDS encoding Ldh family oxidoreductase: MTDTTPLYNADALKDYASALLQKAGLEASKADSVARTLVEGDLLGHDTHGLALLAGYVKELESGGMTRDGTPEVLSDRPAAVLWDGKRLPGPWLMDQGMDLLVPRARELGTASLVIRRSHHIACLAVYMLRALQEDMLMLLACSDPNTASVAPFGGTQAVFTPNPLAMGFPLSQGGVMVDISASITTNGMSNRKRAAGETFAEEWLIDAAGKPSNDPQVLFDQPPGTLLPVGGLSHGHKGYGMALLVETLTAGLAGHGRADPPEGWGATVHITLHDLNAFGGKDAFLRQMDHVAAQCRANTPIDPAKPVRLPGEGGLKRRDAQSRNGVRLHPSIARALHDAEQRYGLRLAQALV; the protein is encoded by the coding sequence ATGACCGACACCACCCCGCTCTACAACGCCGACGCCCTCAAGGACTACGCCAGCGCCCTCCTCCAGAAAGCCGGGCTCGAAGCATCCAAGGCCGACAGCGTGGCCCGCACCCTGGTCGAAGGCGATCTGCTGGGCCACGACACCCACGGCCTCGCGCTGCTGGCCGGGTATGTGAAGGAACTGGAATCGGGCGGCATGACCCGCGACGGCACACCCGAAGTGCTGTCCGACCGCCCCGCCGCCGTGCTGTGGGACGGCAAGCGACTGCCCGGCCCGTGGCTCATGGACCAGGGCATGGACCTGCTGGTGCCCCGCGCGCGCGAACTGGGCACCGCCTCGCTCGTCATCCGTCGCAGCCACCACATCGCCTGCCTCGCCGTCTACATGCTGCGCGCGCTGCAGGAAGACATGCTCATGCTGCTCGCCTGCTCCGACCCCAACACCGCCAGCGTCGCGCCCTTCGGCGGCACGCAGGCCGTGTTCACGCCCAATCCGCTGGCCATGGGCTTTCCGCTGTCGCAGGGCGGCGTGATGGTCGACATCTCGGCGTCCATCACCACCAACGGCATGAGCAACCGCAAGCGCGCCGCCGGCGAGACCTTCGCCGAGGAATGGCTGATCGACGCCGCCGGCAAGCCGTCGAACGACCCGCAGGTGCTGTTCGACCAGCCGCCCGGCACGCTGCTGCCCGTGGGCGGCCTGAGCCACGGCCACAAGGGCTACGGCATGGCGCTGCTGGTCGAGACGCTCACCGCCGGCCTCGCGGGCCACGGCCGGGCCGACCCGCCCGAAGGCTGGGGCGCCACGGTGCACATCACGCTGCACGACCTGAACGCCTTCGGCGGCAAGGACGCCTTCCTGCGCCAGATGGACCACGTGGCCGCGCAGTGCCGCGCCAACACGCCCATCGACCCGGCCAAGCCTGTGCGGCTGCCGGGCGAAGGCGGTCTGAAGCGTCGGGATGCGCAATCGAGGAACGGGGTGCGGCTGCACCCGTCGATCGCGCGTGCGCTGCACGATGCCGAGCAGCGCTACGGCCTGCGGCTGGCGCAGGCGCTGGTCTAG
- a CDS encoding DUF6172 family protein, whose product MRKTFQLQVEGKHPDRLLEAIKHEIRKYIKRERRRELPEGADFWDFDCKFGAAEESAEVVHLSAITGLIDGVVKDGGRQFYVEVVAKPGKRKPRPAGEAAPGSSETEED is encoded by the coding sequence ATGAGAAAAACCTTTCAGCTTCAGGTCGAGGGCAAGCACCCCGACCGTCTCCTCGAAGCCATCAAGCACGAGATCCGCAAGTACATCAAGCGCGAGCGGCGGCGCGAATTGCCCGAAGGCGCCGACTTCTGGGACTTCGACTGCAAGTTCGGCGCAGCCGAGGAATCGGCCGAAGTCGTCCACCTCTCGGCCATCACCGGCCTGATCGACGGCGTGGTCAAGGACGGCGGCAGGCAGTTCTATGTCGAGGTCGTGGCCAAGCCCGGCAAGCGCAAGCCGCGGCCGGCGGGCGAAGCCGCTCCCGGCTCTTCAGAAACCGAAGAAGACTGA
- a CDS encoding histone deacetylase family protein, with protein MLTFFHPEQLLHHPRSYLSRGQMRTPQEIPERALRLVAAVQSLGFDLRTPGDAGMAPLATVHSGDYLRFLEEAHGEWKQMPPDWGDEVMSNVYVREPNRLRGILARAARYLADGSCPVGAETWRSAYWSAQSAVAGAAAINDGARAAYALCRPPGHHARVDAAGGFCYLNNAAIAAQALRGRFARVAVLDTDMHHGQGIQEIFYGRSDVMYVSIHGDPTNFYPAVAGYEDERGADEGEGFNVNFPMPHGAPEAVFFERLDDATQVLRRFAPDALVLALGFDIYKDDPQSQVAVTTEGFGRLGKAVGALGLPTLIVQEGGYHLESLEANASAFFGGFADIA; from the coding sequence ATGCTGACCTTCTTTCATCCGGAGCAACTGCTGCACCACCCGCGCAGCTACCTGTCGCGCGGGCAGATGCGCACCCCGCAGGAAATTCCGGAGCGCGCGCTGCGGCTCGTCGCCGCCGTGCAGTCGCTCGGCTTCGACCTCCGGACGCCGGGCGATGCCGGCATGGCGCCGCTGGCCACCGTGCACAGCGGCGATTACCTGCGCTTTCTAGAGGAAGCCCACGGCGAATGGAAGCAGATGCCGCCCGACTGGGGCGACGAGGTGATGTCGAACGTCTACGTGCGCGAGCCCAACCGCCTGCGCGGCATCCTGGCCAGGGCGGCGCGCTACCTGGCCGACGGCAGTTGCCCGGTCGGGGCCGAGACCTGGCGTTCGGCGTACTGGTCGGCCCAGAGCGCGGTGGCCGGCGCGGCGGCCATCAACGACGGCGCCCGCGCGGCCTATGCGCTGTGCCGCCCGCCCGGCCACCATGCCCGCGTCGATGCGGCCGGCGGCTTCTGCTACCTCAACAACGCAGCCATTGCCGCGCAGGCATTGCGCGGGCGCTTCGCTCGCGTGGCGGTGCTCGACACCGACATGCACCATGGCCAGGGCATACAGGAGATCTTCTACGGGCGCAGCGACGTGATGTACGTGTCGATCCACGGCGACCCGACCAACTTCTACCCGGCCGTGGCCGGCTACGAGGACGAACGCGGCGCCGACGAGGGCGAAGGCTTCAACGTCAACTTCCCGATGCCGCACGGCGCACCGGAAGCGGTCTTCTTCGAGCGGCTCGACGACGCAACGCAGGTGCTGCGGCGCTTCGCGCCCGATGCGCTGGTTCTGGCGCTGGGCTTCGACATCTACAAGGACGATCCGCAGTCGCAGGTGGCGGTGACGACCGAGGGCTTCGGGCGCTTGGGCAAGGCTGTTGGCGCGCTGGGCCTGCCGACGCTGATCGTGCAGGAAGGCGGCTATCACCTCGAGAGCCTGGAAGCCAACGCAAGCGCCTTCTTCGGGGGATTCGCGGATATCGCGTGA